Proteins from a single region of Gossypium arboreum isolate Shixiya-1 chromosome 1, ASM2569848v2, whole genome shotgun sequence:
- the LOC108465533 gene encoding putative disease resistance protein RGA3 has translation MAESIAFEIARKVLEKLGSAAYERISLAWGVREEFEKLKLTLAAIRAVVLDAEQQQARRLELSLWLQRFKDACYDVEDLIDEFEIQELRRQVLKRGSTGRKVRHFFSGSNPLACRFRMGNKIKKANEMLNEIAANKAKFHLTEKHETNVIHRERETYSFVKTSSVIGRDEAKQHLVNFLTDPTDGEDIPVLPIVGIGGIGKTTLAQLVFNEESVKSHFELRIWVCVTEDFDIKQLMIKIIKSATGMKCKDMNKEELRKDLLDCLNGKRFFMVLDDVWNDDNKKWSELKDLLCGGAQGSRIIVTTRIRNVATITGTILPYDLEHLSYENCLSLFLKLAFKEGEEKQHDNLVRIGEGIVQKCKGVALAVKTLGSLLCSTRVQHDWELVRDSELVKLKQEENDILPALKLSYGHLPWYLKQCFAFCSVFPKDFEFNAIFLIRLWMANGFLQSPYENEKPEDIGNRYVQELLSRSFFQQFEDKFFTFTFKMHDLVHDLALSVAQNEVNSCNHYLTGNVRHLWFDLSKQGASQLPNNLSRLQSLILSDEKGKGDSESRIAEVISRSKHLRVLDLNASSFEHLPNNIRYLKQLRYLTLACNGNIKRLPDSICNLQSLQTLDLYGCRGIVELPKDIRYLISLRDLTVTTKQTRLQENGISCLTSLRRLMFFECENLEKLFEDIQNLTALRELYIYRCHNLVSLPQGLKYLPTLENLGIVKCEMLDLTMEELELEREEGGSLRNLGIREVPKLESLPQWILLGSIKTLQHLYIRDLKNLSMLPIWFQHLTSLQSVEIINCPQLSSLPEGVQHLTALKRLEIGGCPKLNKRCIEETGEDWPKIAHVPDFYYDDSKITTNDE, from the coding sequence ATGGCTGAATCCATTGCATTCGAGATCGCCCGAAAAGTATTGGAGAAACTAGGGAGTGCTGCCTATGAAAGAATTAGCTTGGCATGGGGTGTTCGAGAGGAGTTTGAAAAGCTTAAGCTGACCCTAGCTGCTATCAGAGCTGTGGTCCTGGATGCTGAACAACAACAGGCTCGTAGACTGGAGCTCAGTCTTTGGCTACAAAGATTCAAAGATGCTTGCTACGACGTGGAAGATTTGATAGACGAGTTCGAGATCCAAGAGTTGAGGAGGCAAGTCCTGAAACGGGGAAGCACTGGAAGGAAGGTACGCCATTTCTTTTCTGGCTCTAACCCCTTGGCATGTCGCTTTAGGATGGGCAATAAGATAAAAAAGGCAAACGAGATGTTGAATGAGATTGCAGCTAACAAGGCCAAGTTTCATCTCACTGAAAAACATGAAACTAACGTCATACATCGTGAGAGGGAAACCTACTCCTTTGTTAAGACATCTAGTGTCATCGGTCGAGATGAAGCTAAACAGCACCTAGTAAACTTCTTAACGGATCCAACTGATGGGGAAGATATCCCTGTCCTTCCCATAGTTGGGATCGGAGGTATTGGGAAAACTACCCTTGCCCAATTGGTGTTTAATGAGGAGAGTGTGAAGTCGCATTTTGAATTGAGAATTTGGGTGTGTGTTACAGAGGATTTTGACATCAAACAACTGATgataaaaatcattaaatctGCCACTGGTATGAAATGCAAGGACATGAATAAGGAGGAATTACGTAAAGATTTACTAGATTGTTTGAATGGTAAACGATTTTTTATGGTATTAGATGATGTCTGGAACGACGACAACAAGAAATGGAGTGAGCTGAAAGATTTGTTGTGTGGGGGAGCCCAAGGGAGTAGAATAATTGTCACAACTCGTATCCGCAATGTGGCTACAATCACAGGCACAATCCTTCCATATGATTTAGAGCATCTTTCTTACGAGAATTGTCTATCATTGTTTCTTAAACTTGCCTTTAAAGAAGGTGAAGAGAAACAACATGACAATCTTGTAAGAATCGGGGAAGGAATTGTTCAAAAATGCAAAGGGGTTGCTTTGGCCGTGAAGACTTTAGGCAGCCTCCTCTGCTCAACTAGGGTACAACATGATTGGGAACTTGTGAGAGATAGTGAACTAGTGAAGTTGAAACAGGAGGAAAATGACATCTTGCCTGCTCTAAAACTAAGTTATGGTCATTTGCCCTGGTATTTAAAGCAATGTTTTGCTTTTTGTTCAGTTTTTCCAAAAGATTTTGAATTCAATGCAATCTTTTTGATCCGATTGTGGATGGCAAATGGCTTTTTGCAATCACCATACGAAAATGAAAAGCCAGAAGATATTGGGAACCGGTATGTACAAGAGTTACTATCAAGATCTTTCTTCCAACAATTTGAAGATAAGTTTTTTACTTTCACCTTCAAAATGCATGATCTAGTACATGATCTTGCATTATCAGTGGCGCAAAATGAGGTGAATTCATGTAACCATTATTTGACTGGGAATGTTCGACATTTATGGTTTGATCTATCAAAGCAAGGTGCTTCCCAATTGCCAAATAACTTGAGCCGTCTGCAATCACTTATCTTATCAGATGAAAAAGGCAAGGGTGATAGCGAATCTCGTATTGCAGAAGTCATCTCAAGGTCTAAACATTTGAGGGTGTTAGATTTGAATGCCAGCAGTTTTGAGCATTTGCCAAACAATATACGTTATTTGAAGCAGTTGAGATATTTGACCCTAGCCTGCAATGGAAATATTAAAAGACTTCCAGATTCCATTTGCAATTTACAGAGTTTGCAAACACTTGATCTTTATGGATGCAGGGGAATTGTGGAGTTACCAAAAGACATAAGGTACCTGATTAGCCTTAGAGACTTAACGGTAACAACAAAACAGACGCGTTTGCAAGAGAATGGAATATCGTGCCTAACTTCTCTTCGAAGGTTGATGTTTTTTGAAtgtgaaaatttagaaaaattgttTGAAGACATTCAAAACCTAACAGCTCTCCGAGAATTgtacatatatcgatgccacaaCTTGGTTTCATTGCCACAAGGTTTAAAATACCTACCTACATTAGAAAATTTGGGAATTGTAAAATGTGAAATGCTTGATCTCACTATGGAGGAGTTGGAACTTGAGAGGGAAGAAGGTGGTAGCCTTAGAAATTTGGGGATCCGAGAAGTGCCAAAGCTGGAGTCACTACCCCAATGGATTCTTCTAGGATCCATCAAAACTTTGCAGCACTTGTACATCCGCGACTTGAAGAATCTCTCGATGTTACCAATATGGTTCCAACATCTCACATCGCTtcaaagtgttgaaattataaaTTGCCCACAGTTATCGTCTCTGCCAGAAGGGGTGCAACACCTCACTGCACTAAAAAGATTAGAGATTGGAGGGTGTCCAAAATTAAACAAAAGATGCATTGAAGAAACCGGTGAAGACTGGCCTAAGATTGCTCATGTCCCTGACTTTTATTATGATGACTCGAAGATAACAACAAATGATGAATAG